From the genome of Methanothrix soehngenii GP6:
CATCACATAAACACAGGCTGGAAGCCCCGCTCTTCAGGGCGGGGAGGAAAGCCGTAAGTAGCCCACCAAAACCTTTATATCACTCAGTGACTATACTGCCTACTGATGACTGAGCAGGTGTTAACCGTCCGATGCAAGTTAAGTCCAACAGACTCCCAGGCCGAAGAGATGGAGGATACTCTGAAAGCCTTTGCGGATGCCTGCAATTGGATAAACCAGAATACGCCTGCTAAGCTCAGAAATAAGGTCCGTATTCAGGGCATTGTATACCAAGATGTTCGAGCTAAGTTTGGTCTTTCTGCCAATCTGGCAATCAGGGCTATCAATCGCGTTGCATCTAACCACAAGACTGCCATGAAGGATCATTCATCAGTTAAGAACTTTGAACCAACCAGTATAGATTATGATACTAGGATCTTTGCTTTCAGAGAGAAAGACGAAGAAATCAGCGTGACTCTTCTTAGATCGAGACAACGAATCAAGTTGGTTCTAGGCGACTATCAGCGAACCAGACTCAAGGATTCTAAACCGACAAGCGCAACGCTTTGTAAGAAAGGATCTGAATACTATATCAACATCCAGGTTAAAAGCGAAGCACCGGAGCAGATACATGTTGATACGGTCCTTGGTGTCGATCTTGGTATAACTGATATAGCTGTGACCTCCGAAGGCCAGAAGTTTGGCGGAAAGACTATCAAGCTAATCAAGAATCATTATGCGTCTATGCGTGCTGTTCTTCAACAGAAAGCCGTGAAAGGTACAAGGAGTTCAAGGCGAAGATGCCGAGAGCTTCAGCAACGACTATCAGGCAAAGAAGCACGCTACCAACGGCAGATCAACCACGAAATCAGCAAAGCCATTGTGACCAGAGCCCAGGAGATTCCTGCAAAGATAGCTCTGGAAGATCTAACCGGAATTAGAGAAGGCGTCAACCAGAAAGCAGGAAAAAACCATAGACGAAGAGTCAATGGTTGGGCCTTCTACCAGCTTAAGGAGTTCCTTAGCTATAAGGCTCTCGCGGCTGGTGTTCCTCTGGTTCTGGTGGACCCCGCATACACCAGCCAGACGTGCCATCAGTGCGGTGAGCATGGAATCAGGAACGGCAAGAGCTTCAAGTGTCCTGTGTGTGGCTGGTCGGGCGATGCTGATTTCAATGGTGCTAAGAATATAGCTTTCTTGGGCCGCTATGTAGACCGGCCTGGAGGCTCGGAAGGACTTCCAAGCATCAAGGCAGTCCTTTCAGGGCTACTGAAAGCTCCGGTCTTTAGGCCGGAGTAGTTTACCAAAACCATTTAATATGGAGAATGTATAACAAAGGCCTGATCTATGATATCGAAAATTGGGCTGAATTGGCCTGTAATGGAGATATGACGGCATGCGAAGGATGTTTTCAATTTGGGCCGAGGGCTCTTTTTTAAAGGGGACTTCTCTCAAAGCGTTGCTCACTGCAATCGTAGCTGTGCTAGGGCTCTTTGCATGGACCATTTCACCCGTATTGGCATTCTTGGCACTATTTGGTGCAGTCGGACTCCTGCCCATTGAACGCAGGGTGCGCACAAGCTTAGCAATAATCGGATGCATTTCAATAGTTATAGGCGCAGCCCTGGCAACGATGGATTTTCCTCTCTCCCAGATAGCCGCGCTCAAGCTGATGGGCTCGCCAGTTCAAGCGGCCGTCTCCGGGGGTCTTTGATCCGAATCTTATTTAATAGAATGGTCAACAGGTTCCCCTGAGTCTTCACCTGATTACGGTTGCTTCATCCTGCCCCCCCATTCCATAAAAGGATGATAATAAAAATAACCCAAACAATCAGCATGCTTAACCCAAGCGATGCTCCTGCAAACACTAATCCCTCATCAGCATCCATATCCTCTCAGTCCCCTAAATAACAGCATCTATTACCGTGGTTACATATATCCACAGGGTAATGAGTGCCATCAGGATATAACCAAGTGATTGAACTCGCATACTATCACCATTGAAACTTATAGTTACTTATATTAGATAGCTCTTCGGCTCAGCTCTCTTCTTTGCTCTGCCTTCATTTCATCGATCCTATAGTAGTATCTCCGCTATATCGCATACTCATTCCTCCTTCGCTGAGACTAAGAGAAAATCCACTGGTATAGCAACTCCACGATCAAGTAGAACGCCAGGAATAAGAGCGCCAGCATCACAGATACTCCAATAAACACTCTCTCTTCCTTTTCTCCTCCTAATAGAGAGAAATCAGCCGCTATCCTCTTGACATTGCCGTCCATCCAGTTTGAGAAGCTCGTTAAAGGCCCCTTTACGAACCATATGAACTTCCCCCCAGCAAGTCTCAAAGGCCAGTCTGTATCGAGACTAATCGTCCTCCCCTCTGGAGGATATATTCCTGAGGTTATGAGAAGGAAGAACGCAAATGAAGCGAATAACAGCAGTTGAAGTGATTCTATAACATGGGGCGCTGTGTACGCATCGAAATCAACAGGGTAGGGGAGAAGCTGGTATAGTGGATACGGATACAGGCCTATGAAGATGCATAAGAATGCCATTATCCCCATGCCGAATAGCATATTGAGTGGTGGATCCTTTACCCGCAGGCCTGAGTCTTGGCCAAAGAAGGTGAAGAATGGAACCTTTATGCCTGCATGTTCGAAAACGCCTGCAGAGGCAAGCTGCAAGAGAACATAGACTATTGCCAGACCCCCAAATGCAGATGCTTGAACGACCATGGCTTTGGTCACAAAACCGGAAAAAAGAGGAAATGCCGAAATTGATGCCGCTCCCACTAAACAGAAAATGGTAGTTAACGGCATGGTCTTATATAATCCGCCAAGGTCGGTGATCTTTGCAGTTCCCGTCCTAAAAAGCACGCTTCCCACGCTCATAAAGAGCAGTGACTTATAGATGATATGGGCAAAAGCGTGAGAAGTCGCGCCATTGAGGGAAAGAGCTGTGCCCATTCCTATGCCGCATAGCATGAAACCCACCTGGTTGATGAGGCTATAGGAGAGAACCCTCCTCAAGTTATTCTCCAGGACGGCATAAAATATAGGATATATAACCATAATTGCCCCCAGCCACATCAAAGGCCCAAAACCAGTGAAACCCCTCGCTAAAACATACACGGCGGACTTGGTTGTAAAGATGCTCAAATATACAGATCCCGTAACAGTTGACTCGGGATAAGCATCAGGTAGCCAGGCATGCAGCGGAGGAACGCCAGCATTTATAATAAACCCTAAGAAGATTAACATAGCAGCCAGATAAGTACTGCCCGAATTCCAGCCAATGGCATCAAAGGTTATTGAGCCAGTGCTGGCTATATATATGACAATTCCTGCCAGAAGGATTATGCCTCCAGCAATGTGCCACATGATATATCTAAACCCGGCACTATGCGCGTTCTCCGTCGCACCATGCCAGATAACGAGCATGGACGCGACCGACATTATCTCCCAGAAGAAATATAAGGTTATTAAGTCACCGGCAAAGACTACTCCCAGCGCACTTCCCGCATATACTAGCTGGCACATATGTTCGCTGCTACTTTTTACATGAAGCGAATAGATCATGACCGGGACGGAGGCCAGGCTAAATGCCAATGCGAATAGAAAGCTCAGTTTATCCACTCTTCCGAAGACGAGATCGTATCCCAAGAATGGCAGATGCCATGAAGAGAAGGGAATTTCTCCAAACACTCCCGTATACATGAGTATTACGTCTATTAGCGCTGCTAAGGGAGGAATAATTAAATATGCCTGCTTCCACTTACCTTTGAAGAGCGGTATGAGCAACGCTCCTATGATCAGTATAAATCCAGGATGCAACCAGCCGATCATCAGCTTCACACCCCCTTCTTCTTATAATAGTCCTCATCTTTCGAGAGCCAAAGACGCAATCCCTTGGCGGCATAGATGAGGAAGGTGAATGCAGAGAAACCGAATATAGCATAAAATGCCGTCACTTCTTGCCATGCGAACTCGACGGGCCACTGAACAAATAAGCCAGCTATTACCATTATTATGAGGGAGAACGCAACGATTGTGAGGAATAGGTTCCCGTGCCGGTGACGTGGCTCAGCGGTCCCGAGAAAGAGAAATACATATCCAATAATGCCCAATATGGCGAGAACTGCGAGTAATAAATCCACTTTCATCATCTCCTCATCTTGGATATAATTGATCCCTCATTTCCAATAATTATCATAACATACCCATAGCTACTGATATCACGAATGCAGAGAATAACAGCGTCACAACTAGCAAGGCCCAACCGAGCATCTCCGAGGGAAAGCCGTAATAGGTATGCCAAAAGTACTCGCTTCTCGCCCTCGTTTCCCTCTCTTCTTCTGCGGTATTTTCCATCGATCTCTCTCCTGACATCCCATCATCATCTCTCTTATCTTACTTTTATCAGCCAGACATCTTCCTTTCCTGCGCCATAAGACTCGGTGACGCCGGTTATGATATAGCCACCATCCCGCGTCTCCTGCACGGAATTTCCCCAGTCATTGCGGGTGCCGCCAAACGTCTCATTCCACAGCTCAATCCCCTCTGAATCGGTTTTTATCAACCATACACGCCCAATATTGTCAGAGTTGAACAGCCGGGAATAGCTACCAACATTGTCGATAGTTGTGGTGTTATAACCGGTGACGATATACCCGCCATCTCTCGTCTGCTGCACAGAAGCACCGGAGTCAAAATTGCTCCCCCCAAAGGTTCTATCCCATTCTCGGTCTCCCTTCGAGTCGGTCTTTATTAGCCAGACATCTCCTTTTCCCGCACCAAAGGACTCTGTTAAGCCAGCAATGATATACCCGCCATCTTCCGTTTCCTGCACTGACAAACCCAAATCCCGGTTAGGTCCACCGAAGGTTTTGAGCCAATCCCAATGCAGCTTCGAATTGGTCTTTATCAGCCATACATCCTCTTTGCCGGATCCAGAAGACGGTGTGTAACCTGTAATGATATAGCCGCCGTCTTTGGTCAGCCCGATCGATGCAGCCTCTGAATCCGCTCTGCCCGTGGCCATATCCAGCTGCTTGTTTCCTTGCGAATCGATCTTGATGATCCAGGCCTTCTTGCCATTGGTAAATGACGTGTAACCTGCTATGATGTACCCATCATCATTGGTTTGTTGCACTGAGAACCCCAAATCCTCGCCGGATCCTCCAAAGGTTCGATCCCACAAGACATTCCC
Proteins encoded in this window:
- a CDS encoding RNA-guided endonuclease InsQ/TnpB family protein, with the protein product MTEQVLTVRCKLSPTDSQAEEMEDTLKAFADACNWINQNTPAKLRNKVRIQGIVYQDVRAKFGLSANLAIRAINRVASNHKTAMKDHSSVKNFEPTSIDYDTRIFAFREKDEEISVTLLRSRQRIKLVLGDYQRTRLKDSKPTSATLCKKGSEYYINIQVKSEAPEQIHVDTVLGVDLGITDIAVTSEGQKFGGKTIKLIKNHYASMRAVLQQKAVKGTRSSRRRCRELQQRLSGKEARYQRQINHEISKAIVTRAQEIPAKIALEDLTGIREGVNQKAGKNHRRRVNGWAFYQLKEFLSYKALAAGVPLVLVDPAYTSQTCHQCGEHGIRNGKSFKCPVCGWSGDADFNGAKNIAFLGRYVDRPGGSEGLPSIKAVLSGLLKAPVFRPE
- a CDS encoding DUF1646 family protein — translated: MRRMFSIWAEGSFLKGTSLKALLTAIVAVLGLFAWTISPVLAFLALFGAVGLLPIERRVRTSLAIIGCISIVIGAALATMDFPLSQIAALKLMGSPVQAAVSGGL
- a CDS encoding Na(+)/H(+) antiporter subunit D, coding for MIGWLHPGFILIIGALLIPLFKGKWKQAYLIIPPLAALIDVILMYTGVFGEIPFSSWHLPFLGYDLVFGRVDKLSFLFALAFSLASVPVMIYSLHVKSSSEHMCQLVYAGSALGVVFAGDLITLYFFWEIMSVASMLVIWHGATENAHSAGFRYIMWHIAGGIILLAGIVIYIASTGSITFDAIGWNSGSTYLAAMLIFLGFIINAGVPPLHAWLPDAYPESTVTGSVYLSIFTTKSAVYVLARGFTGFGPLMWLGAIMVIYPIFYAVLENNLRRVLSYSLINQVGFMLCGIGMGTALSLNGATSHAFAHIIYKSLLFMSVGSVLFRTGTAKITDLGGLYKTMPLTTIFCLVGAASISAFPLFSGFVTKAMVVQASAFGGLAIVYVLLQLASAGVFEHAGIKVPFFTFFGQDSGLRVKDPPLNMLFGMGIMAFLCIFIGLYPYPLYQLLPYPVDFDAYTAPHVIESLQLLLFASFAFFLLITSGIYPPEGRTISLDTDWPLRLAGGKFIWFVKGPLTSFSNWMDGNVKRIAADFSLLGGEKEERVFIGVSVMLALLFLAFYLIVELLYQWIFS